One uncultured Carboxylicivirga sp. genomic window, TTAACAATTACAGTGTAGTTGTTGCCATCCTTTCCCATCTGACGGAATGAAAACAATGTCAGATCATCTTTAAATACCAGTAATTTAATTCTTGAATAAGGTTTATCACGATTCGTAGGATACAGGTCAATTTCATGAACATCACGTCCTTCAGCAACACCATCACCAACATAGTTAAGTTTATAACCATCCTGATAAATATTAAATATAGTAGCAGGATTAAGTGTTTCCTCATCATCAGGATCTGGAGTTGTAATATTTACTTCACCTGCTTCAACCATATGTGTGTAAAGAACTTCTCCATCGTAATAGGTGTCAACATCCA contains:
- a CDS encoding LolA-like putative outer membrane lipoprotein chaperone; translation: MKTFYSFLLLLVIAIGASAQSAEKAKEILDKVSAKTKAYPSIIADFSFKMENLQENIEEIYDGSIILKGNKYKVSLMDVDTYYDGEVLYTHMVEAGEVNITTPDPDDEETLNPATIFNIYQDGYKLNYVGDGVAEGRDVHEIDLYPTNRDKPYSRIKLLVFKDDLTLFSFRQMGKDGNNYTVIVKKMITNKQVDDKSFVFDTAANPDVDVIDMR